CAAGCCGGCCTCGACTTCTACGACCGCCTCACCGACACCCTCCTCGACAAGGGCATCACCCCCTTCCCCACCCTCTACCACTGGGACCTCCCCCAGACCCAACAGGACCGGGGCGGCTGGCCGCAGCGCGAGACCGCCGAACGCTTCGGCGAGTACGCCCAGGTCGTCGCCGGCGCCCTCGGCGACCGCATCACCAACTGGGCCACCCTCAACGAGCCGCTCTGCTCCGCATGGATCGGCCACCTGGACGGCAACATGGCACCGGGCCTCAAGGACCTCACCGCCGCCGTCCGCGCCTCGTACCACCTGCACCTGGGCCACGGCCTGGCCGTGCAGGCACTGCGGGCGACGATCCCGAACGCGAACATCGGCATCGTCAACAACCTCAGCCCGGTGCACCCCGCCACCGACAGCGAGAGCGACCGCCTGGCCGCCCAGTACGCCGACGGCCACATCAACCGCTGGTGGCTGGACCCGGTGCTCGGCCGCGGCTACCCGCAGGACATGCTCGACCTGTACGGCGTGGACCTGCCCGTCCAACCCGGCGACATGGAACTCATCAGCGCCCCCCTCGACTGGATCGGCCTGAACTACTACTTCCGCCAGATCGTCACCGGCGACCCCACCGCCCCCGCCCCCCACTTCCGCCAGGTCCCCGGCCCCAACGTCGAACACACCGCCATGGACTGGGAAGTCCACGGCCCCGGCCTCGAACAACTCCTCCTGCGCCTGTCCGACGACTACGGCGTCCAGAAGATCTACGTCACCGAGAACGGCTCCGCCTACCACGACACCGTCGGCGCCGACGGCCAGGTCCACGACCCCGAACGAACCGCCTACCTCGAAGAACACCTCGCAGCCTGCGCCCGCGCCGTCCGCAAGGGCGCACCCCTCGCCGGCTACTTCGCCTGGTCCCTGCTCGACAACTTCGAATGGGCCTACGGCTACGACAAGCGCTTCGGTCTCGTCCACGTCGACTACAAGACGCAGCAGCGCACCGTGAAGACCAGCGGACACCGCTACGCGGAGATGATCGCGAACCACCGCCGACGCACCACCCACACCCCCTGACCCACCCACAACGACCCCGACGCCCACGCGCCGGCCACCCCCCACCCCCGGGGAGCGGCCGGCGCGTCGACGTTCGTACTGCAGGAGGACCCCCGGATCGGGCTCCGCCTCGTGGAGACCCGCGCCCGCCACGGCGCCCAGCAACGGTCGGCAACAGCGCCCGGTGGTCGGCCAGGATCGGCGAAGACGGCGTGATCGGAGTGGGCGGATCACGGTCGGCTGTCCATCGGCTGCGGACGGTGATCCTCCAGGCGGTGTGTCGTCTTGAGCGTGTCGTCTCCGACCCGTTCTGACATGCCTCGCGCACCCTCCCGCGCGCTCTGCCGACACGCCCCATCGACTCGGCGCTCTCCGGTTCGAGGCCGGCCCGGGCGCCGCACGAGTTCCGGTGCCGCCCAACGCGTCGGCCCGGCAGCGTGCTGTGCGCGCTGCCGGGCCGACGTGTTGGGCCGCTCCGGCGGTCGGGGTCTCCACCGCCCTGCGCCTGACCACCTGGGACGCCGTCAACAACCAGCTCTCCAGCCAGAACAGCGGCTCCGTGATCACCACCAGGATCAGCTCCGACCCGGCCGCCCCCACCGCCTACGACACGGTCGTGGTCTTCAACCCCACCGACAGCGACTACACCACCGCCCTGCCCGCCGGCTCCTGGACCAAGGTCCTCGACGGCAACGGTGCCACCAGCAGCAGCGACACCACCAGCAGCCCCCGGGCCGTGACCGTCTTCAAGAAGAACTGACCCTCCTCGCCCCGGCCCGCTCCTCGCCG
The sequence above is drawn from the Kitasatospora sp. NBC_00315 genome and encodes:
- a CDS encoding GH1 family beta-glucosidase; protein product: MNDLSALPDDFVWGAATAAYQIEGAVDADGRAPSIWDTFSHTPGKVDNGDTGDVACDHYHRWPQDLAIAGQLGLDAYRFSIAWPRVIPHADGRVNQAGLDFYDRLTDTLLDKGITPFPTLYHWDLPQTQQDRGGWPQRETAERFGEYAQVVAGALGDRITNWATLNEPLCSAWIGHLDGNMAPGLKDLTAAVRASYHLHLGHGLAVQALRATIPNANIGIVNNLSPVHPATDSESDRLAAQYADGHINRWWLDPVLGRGYPQDMLDLYGVDLPVQPGDMELISAPLDWIGLNYYFRQIVTGDPTAPAPHFRQVPGPNVEHTAMDWEVHGPGLEQLLLRLSDDYGVQKIYVTENGSAYHDTVGADGQVHDPERTAYLEEHLAACARAVRKGAPLAGYFAWSLLDNFEWAYGYDKRFGLVHVDYKTQQRTVKTSGHRYAEMIANHRRRTTHTP